In Picosynechococcus sp. PCC 7002, the following are encoded in one genomic region:
- a CDS encoding DUF3110 domain-containing protein, producing the protein MSRVYVLLFNARTENEGIHTLQTGDRNKILMFEDEDDATRFGLMLEAQDFPPVSIEAMDEEDIIEFCRDADYDWQHVAAGELATPPEANVTDLAWDPEGKQQPAEQTTASENDLSDTELDRIRRQLEGLL; encoded by the coding sequence ATGAGTCGCGTGTATGTCTTGCTGTTTAATGCCCGGACAGAAAATGAAGGGATTCACACACTCCAAACTGGCGATCGCAACAAGATTTTAATGTTTGAAGATGAAGATGACGCCACCCGGTTTGGGCTAATGTTGGAAGCCCAGGATTTCCCGCCCGTCTCCATCGAAGCCATGGATGAAGAAGACATTATCGAGTTTTGTCGGGATGCAGATTATGATTGGCAACACGTTGCCGCCGGTGAATTAGCCACGCCCCCCGAAGCGAATGTGACAGATTTAGCTTGGGATCCAGAGGGAAAGCAACAGCCAGCAGAGCAAACCACAGCGTCAGAAAATGATTTGTCGGATACAGAATTAGACCGCATTCGACGTCAATTAGAAGGGCTTTTGTAG